A region from the Leptolyngbyaceae cyanobacterium genome encodes:
- a CDS encoding Uma2 family endonuclease, with the protein MTTTIKPKLTLEEFLKLPETKPGSEFINGKIIQKPMPQGEHSLLQFEVCETINRVAKSQKVAMAFPELRCTFGGESIIPDIAVFRWERIPRQPNGRIANRFDIHPDWAIEILSPDQKQSIVLAKLLHCSRHGTELGWLIDPDAEGILGIFPGQRVEFFQGATQLPVIAGIELELTVEQVFSWLTFN; encoded by the coding sequence ATGACCACAACCATTAAACCCAAACTAACCCTAGAAGAGTTCCTGAAACTCCCAGAAACTAAACCAGGATCGGAATTTATCAACGGAAAAATTATTCAGAAACCTATGCCCCAAGGTGAACACAGCTTACTTCAGTTTGAAGTTTGCGAGACAATAAATCGAGTAGCTAAAAGCCAAAAAGTTGCTATGGCGTTTCCTGAACTACGCTGCACGTTTGGCGGTGAATCAATCATACCAGATATTGCCGTGTTCCGGTGGGAAAGAATTCCCAGGCAACCAAATGGCAGAATAGCTAATCGTTTTGACATTCATCCCGATTGGGCGATCGAAATTCTTTCTCCAGACCAAAAGCAAAGTATAGTACTTGCTAAATTATTGCATTGTTCGCGACACGGCACTGAATTAGGTTGGTTAATCGACCCGGATGCAGAAGGTATTCTAGGAATTTTTCCCGGTCAGCGAGTAGAATTTTTTCAAGGTGCTACTCAATTACCCGTAATTGCAGGAATTGAATTAGAACTGACAGTCGAACAGGTTTTTAGTTGGTTAACTTTTAATTGA
- a CDS encoding ABC transporter substrate-binding protein → MIKKWLQKFSVILLCFILLFLSGCQSKNISNNNVIHLTLWHGMNPPPNREVFQKLVDKFNRNHPDIQVESLYIGQSDQQMPKILTAVVGNSPPDMFWFDSLITGRLVELGAIKPLEDWLNNSPLKREIEPSLFEGMELNGHIWSIPFTTSNLGIYYRPSLFKAAGITKLPETWEELRQAAKKLTVDKNGDGQIDQYGIMLPLGKGEWTVFSWLPFMFSGGGELLKDNKPNLVNPGAIAALQFWSDLLKDGSAILSEPERGYEEDRLVAGKIAMQITGPWTLNYFQKAGIDFAVMPIPSGKKKGTVVGGANIFVMKTTTEREKASLAFLEYVLSEEFQTKLFVETGSLPINIKSKKSKAYQEFVAKQPAFKVFLEQMPWARSRPIISKYSILSENLGRAIEETLLGNSPEKALEKTQGRLKLIWD, encoded by the coding sequence ATGATAAAAAAGTGGTTGCAGAAATTCAGCGTAATTTTACTATGCTTTATTCTTTTATTTTTAAGCGGCTGTCAGTCAAAAAATATTAGTAACAACAATGTAATTCACCTCACGTTATGGCATGGCATGAATCCGCCGCCAAACAGAGAGGTATTTCAAAAACTAGTAGATAAATTTAATCGAAATCACCCTGATATACAAGTAGAATCTCTTTACATTGGTCAATCCGATCAACAAATGCCGAAAATCTTAACGGCAGTAGTCGGCAATTCACCGCCGGATATGTTCTGGTTTGATTCTTTAATTACTGGAAGATTGGTGGAATTAGGAGCAATCAAACCATTAGAAGACTGGTTAAATAATTCTCCGTTAAAGAGAGAAATCGAACCTAGTTTATTTGAAGGAATGGAATTAAATGGACATATTTGGTCAATTCCATTTACTACCAGTAATTTAGGCATCTATTACCGTCCGAGTTTATTTAAAGCAGCGGGTATTACCAAATTACCTGAAACTTGGGAAGAACTAAGGCAAGCTGCGAAGAAACTTACGGTAGATAAAAATGGTGATGGACAGATAGACCAGTATGGCATAATGTTACCTTTAGGTAAAGGAGAATGGACTGTTTTTAGTTGGTTGCCTTTCATGTTTAGCGGTGGTGGCGAGTTATTAAAAGATAACAAACCAAATTTAGTTAATCCCGGTGCGATCGCAGCTTTGCAATTTTGGTCGGACTTATTAAAAGATGGCTCGGCTATTCTTTCCGAACCAGAAAGAGGTTATGAAGAAGACCGTTTAGTGGCTGGTAAAATAGCCATGCAAATAACTGGCCCTTGGACTTTAAACTATTTCCAAAAAGCCGGGATTGATTTTGCAGTGATGCCAATTCCTAGCGGTAAGAAAAAAGGAACTGTAGTAGGGGGAGCCAATATATTTGTAATGAAAACTACTACTGAAAGAGAGAAAGCATCACTTGCATTCTTGGAGTATGTTTTAAGCGAAGAATTCCAAACAAAATTATTTGTAGAAACCGGGTCTTTGCCAATTAATATTAAATCAAAAAAAAGCAAAGCTTATCAAGAATTTGTAGCTAAACAACCAGCATTTAAGGTTTTTTTAGAACAAATGCCTTGGGCGCGTTCCCGTCCAATTATTTCTAAGTATTCCATTCTTTCGGAAAATTTGGGTCGAGCGATCGAAGAAACTTTGCTGGGTAATTCCCCGGAAAAAGCTCTCGAAAAAACGCAAGGGCGTCTAAAATTAATTTGGGATTAG